One segment of Planctomycetota bacterium DNA contains the following:
- the rsxE gene encoding electron transport complex subunit RsxE: MPGAGGRPILAFRAGIWNDNPIAVQILGVCSALAITTRLENALVMGASVVFVVMMSSLILSLLRKAIPRRIRMIAEVAIIATFVIIVDQFLRAYYWDMSKRLGPYVGLIITNCILMGRAEAFALHNRPGISVVDAAANGLGYTFILAIIGLVRELGGTGTIVFGERVLLEIPNYPMNLVLRGAPGAFIALGFLVALLYALGLRKEREART, from the coding sequence ATGCCGGGCGCCGGCGGGCGACCGATCCTGGCGTTCCGCGCGGGCATCTGGAACGACAACCCCATTGCCGTCCAGATCCTGGGGGTCTGCTCGGCCCTGGCGATCACGACGCGGCTGGAGAACGCGCTGGTGATGGGGGCGTCGGTCGTTTTCGTCGTCATGATGTCGAGCCTGATCCTTTCGCTCCTCAGGAAAGCGATCCCGCGACGCATCCGCATGATCGCCGAGGTCGCCATCATCGCCACCTTCGTCATCATCGTCGACCAGTTCCTCCGGGCCTATTACTGGGACATGTCGAAGCGGCTCGGCCCCTACGTCGGCCTCATCATCACCAACTGCATCCTCATGGGCCGGGCCGAGGCGTTCGCCCTGCACAACCGGCCGGGCATCTCGGTCGTGGACGCGGCGGCCAACGGCCTGGGGTACACCTTCATCCTGGCGATCATCGGCCTGGTGCGGGAACTTGGCGGAACGGGAACCATCGTCTTCGGCGAGCGGGTCCTCCTCGAGATCCCCAACTACCCGATGAACCTGGTCCTGCGGGGGGCGCCGGGAGCCTTCATCGCCCTGGGGTTCCTCGTGGCGCTCCTCTACGCGCTCGGCCTGCGCAAGGAGCGGGAGGCCCGGACATGA
- a CDS encoding NADH:ubiquinone reductase (Na(+)-transporting) subunit E (Part of the NQR complex which consists of NqrA, NqrB, NqrC, NqrD, NqrE and NqrF; NQR complex catalyzes the reduction of ubiquinone-1 to ubiquinol by two successive reactions, coupled with the transport of Na(+) ions from the cytoplasm to the periplasm; NqrE is probably involved in the second step, the conversion of ubisemiquinone to ubiquinol.): MNDTSALVIFVAAVFTNNILLTYFLGMCSFLACSREFPTAVGLGVAVTFVMTATTVINYLVYQYVLVPYDLGHLQFVVFIAVIAAFVQLVEMFLERFSPRLYYALGIFLPLITVNCAILGAALFMVNFGYTFFQAVGFGAGAGVGWALAIVLMAGLRQKMRYANIPAPFQGVAVTMIVTGVMALAFMGFAGMVSIQ; the protein is encoded by the coding sequence ATGAACGACACCAGCGCCCTCGTGATTTTCGTCGCCGCCGTCTTCACCAACAACATCCTCCTGACGTACTTCCTCGGGATGTGCTCGTTCCTGGCCTGCTCACGCGAGTTCCCGACGGCCGTCGGCCTCGGCGTCGCCGTCACCTTCGTCATGACCGCGACGACCGTCATCAACTACCTCGTGTACCAGTACGTCCTCGTGCCGTACGACCTCGGGCACCTTCAGTTCGTGGTCTTCATCGCGGTGATCGCGGCGTTCGTCCAACTGGTGGAGATGTTCCTGGAACGGTTCAGCCCGCGCCTCTACTACGCCCTGGGCATTTTCCTCCCCCTCATCACCGTCAACTGCGCGATCCTCGGCGCGGCGCTATTCATGGTCAACTTCGGTTACACGTTTTTCCAGGCGGTCGGCTTCGGCGCCGGCGCCGGCGTCGGGTGGGCCCTGGCGATCGTCCTGATGGCCGGCCTGAGGCAGAAGATGCGCTACGCCAACATCCCCGCCCCGTTCCAGGGCGTCGCCGTCACGATGATCGTCACAGGCGTCATGGCCCTCGCGTTCATGGGCTTCGCGGGCATGGTCTCGATCCAGTAG